GACCGTTCCGTCGATCGATCTCCGGACCGTCAACCGACTCTCTACTTGCCCGGTCACGACCTCCGAATCGAAAAATTCCACACGACTCCACGACGTGATCGTCGGTCGGCTTCGGTTGCGGTTGCGATTTCGTCGGGAAGCGATCTCTCGAACGGTGTAGTGAGGTGTCTACTCGACGGTGATCTCGGCGTCGTCGACGACCGCCTCGCCGTCGGCGGTGTAGGCTCCATCCTCTTCGCCGCCCGAGGTGATGAAGTCGTAGCTCCCGTTGCCGTTGGTGTCGAGGTGCGGCATGGCGATGAGCGTCTGGTCTCCGTCGAGACTCGACTGGTCGAAGTCTCCACCGGGCACGCCCGAGTAGAGCGGAATCTCGACGTCCATCTGCGTACCGGCGTCGTAGGCCTCCGAGACGCCGATGACGCTGCCGGCGACGTTGCCGTCGAGCAGGCTGCTGTCGTGGATGGCGACGAACCCGCCGTCCGGTAGTGCCGCCGAGGCGACCGTCACGCTCGACCCGTCGGAGCTCTGATCCTCGAACGTCGCCGACGCCATCTCCGGGGCGTCCTCCTCGCTCACGATGAACTGCTTGGCGATGCCGAGCACTTCGTCCATCGAGCGCGCGGGGTTGAACGCGTTCGGTGCGGGCCGCTGGAGGTTCAGCAGCTGGAAGTAGGTCTGGTGGTTGGCCTCGACGGAGTGAATCGAGAGCGCCGGCGGGATAATGTCGGGGTTCGAGATCAGTGGTGCGGCACCCGCGTAGGCGGAGACGCCGACGGCTTCGAGGCGGTCGGCGACCGCGATGAACTCCTGAATCGACGAGTACGGGAACTCGTAGTTCGCCGGTTCGACGGGCGTGCCGCCGAGGTCATTGATGGTCTTGGTGAGCGCGTCGACGTGGGCCTCCTCGTGGTCACGGACGTCCTCGATCTGCTGATAGACCGAGTAGCGAAGGGTCGGCCGCGCGAAGTACTTGGCCACCTCCGAGCGCTCGACGTCGCTCTCGGAGTAGTTGTCGAGGAAGTCGTTGTAGTAGGCCGCTTCGAGGTGTTCGAGCGTGAGCGCGTAGTTCAGAATGTCGATGTCGCTCACGTCGTCGCTGCCGTCGCCGTTGCCGCCATCGCTGCTGTCGCCGTTGCCGTCGTTCGCGGCGACGGTGCCGGCTCCGACCGCCGAGAGCGCGGCCGCGCCGGCCCCGACTTTCGCCGCGTCGCCCATGAACGCCCGCCGCGAGCGCAGTTGATCGCTTACCTGTCCAACGAAATCGAGAACGCCGTCCGAGTTCTCACGAATGGTTTCTTCGTCTGTCATTGTTGTTCCGTGCACCGCTGCACGAGGATCACTTCGCCGGTATCGCATATGAAAGTATCCCCAAAACAGGCCCAAATTCGATTGGAACCGTTCGAAAGAGCACGTCTCGGCGGTCGAGACGGCGGATGGATGATTCGCCGAAGCCGGCTCTTTCTGGGAACGTGAACGAGGGGTTTCGTGTGAGGTCGTCGCCACGCACGTACCGGGTCGCTTTTCGCCGCCGGTCGGCTACGGCGGGCATGAGCGAGGGATGGTTCGCCGGTCTCGCGGGCGACGCGACGGGCGCGACGCGCATCCGCGAGGGCAGCGCCGAAACCCCCGAAAACTGGCCCGCCAGCGCCATCGAATCGGGCTTTGCCGCCGACGAGGAGGCATATTACGCCCGCCTGCACGAGGCGGCGATGGCGGCGGCGCGAGAGGGGATGGAAACACGCGAGCGCGCCGACGACCGGCAGGTCATCCACGCGGTGCGCGCGATGGACGACGCCGGACGGACGGCGAACGAACTCGCCGAACGCGTCGCCGAGTGGGCCGCGAGTCGCTACTCCGAATCAGGGACCGGACTCGACTACTGCCGCGAACTCGCCGACACCCTACCCGAAGAACCCGCCGACGAGCGGTTGGTCGCGCTCGCCGAACGGGCGGTCGAACTCGACGACGAACGCGAATCGCTCGAACGGTTCGTCGAGCGAGTAGTGAGAGACGCTGCACCGAACCTCGCAGCGCTCGCCGGGCCGACGCTCGCGGCGCGGCTGCTCGCGCTCGGCGGCGGATTGGAGTCGCTCGCCAAGACGTCGAGCAGCACGGTGCAGGTCCTCGGCGCGGAGGAGGCGCTGTTCGCCCACCTCCGGGGGCAGGCCCCCTCGCCGAAACACGGCGTCATCTACGTCCACGAGTACGTCCGTGGCACGCGCCCCGACAAACGCGGATCGGCGGCGCGCGCGCTCGCGGGCAAACTCACCATCGCCGCACGTATCGACCACTACTCCGGCGACCGGCGACCGACCCTCGATGCCGACCTCGAAGAGCGCATGGCCCAGATCCGCGACGACGGAGGGGACGATGGCGCTGCCTGACGGGATTCAGTACCGGGCCTTCGACGGCGAGGAGCGTCTCGCCACGCGGGGCGAAGCGGTCTACGGCGAACCGGTCGCCGACGGCTGGCGCGCGTGGGACGCCCACCGATCGAAGGTCGGCGCGATGTACGAACTCGGGATGGAGCCGGGGCTCGAAAGCGGGAGTGAAGTCCTCTATCTCGGGGCGGCCAACGGCACGACCGTCAGCCACGTCGCGGACGTCTCTGGTCCAACCTACGCCGTCGAGTTCGCCGCACGGCCGTTGCGCGATCTGCTCTCGGTCGCCGAGACGCGCACGAACCTCCTGCCGCTGCTCAAGGACGCCCGCCGCCCCGAGACCTACGCCCACGTCGTCGAGAGCGGTCTCGACCTCCTCGTTCAGGACGTGGCGACGCGTGGACAGGCACGGGTCGCGCGGGCGAACCGACGGTTTCTGGCCGACGACGGACGCCTCTGTCTGTCCATCAAGGCCAGAAGCGAGGACGCCACGTGCGACCCCGAGGCGGTCTTCGCCGACGCGCTCGACGAACTGCGCGAGACATACACGGTTCTCGACAGCCGTCGGCTCGACCCGTTCCACGCCGACCACCTCGCGGTCGTCGCCGAACCGCGCTGAGTGTCTTCGGGGATTCGTCACCGATGGACCTTCCACCACAAAACACTTATAAGGGGAGTCTATCCTTTCAGCCATACGCCGAGGAACGATGCCAGGCCAGCCCATTCGCTCCCGGTCGATGCGCCGGGACCCCTCGATAGCCCCTCCCGTATCGCCCCCGAGTTCGGAACCTCACTCGTCCGTGTGGCGACCGTGAGCGCCCGGTACGGGGTCGCGCTCGCGACGGTCGTCGTGCTCGCGGCGGTCGTCGGCGCAATACCGGCGACGGCACAGGACTCCGGTCGAGCGACCGACCGGCCGACGGCGTCGTTCGAGCGCTCGACCGTGAGCGAGGAGCGTGGCGACATCGCCGCGATAGGGCTGAACCTCTCGGGAACGACGAGTGCGACCGTCACGGTCGGCAGCGAGGCGGTCAACTACGAGACGAACGTCACCGTCAACGACAGCGATGGCGACGGGCACGTGACGCTGTTGATGAACACGTACATCGCCGGCCAGGGAACCGAAGACCGGGTGTACGAGACCGCCGAGGGCGACGCGGTCGTCGAGACGAACCGGACGACCGACCCGCTCGACAGCCCCCTCGAAACGAGTCGCTACAACCTCTCGGTACGAGTCGAGGACCGGCGGACCGACACGGCCACGCTCGCGCTCACCGAGCGCACGACCGGCGAACTCATCACGTGGACCGCGCCGGCGGCGAGTTTCGACAACGCGACGAACGCGAGCGAGGTCGCCACCGCCGTCGAGAGCGGCCGCATTACAGCGACCGACAGCGTGGCCATCGGCGACGTCTCGGTCAACCAGTTCAAGCTCTCGGGCGTCTACGGCGCGCTCGCGGTCGCGAACGTCACGGAACTGCTCGGCAACGGTACGCTCGATTTCAGCATGGTTCAGACGAACCCGGCCACGAACCGCCCGCCCAAACGCCTCGATCTGAGTCGCAGCCTCGCGAACGACTCGATTCGCGTCGTTCCCGACCCGCGCAACGACGTGCTCTACGTCAACGTCGACACGGGAGCGGCGGTGTTCGAAAACGGCACGGTGGCCGCCGGCGACACCTTCGAGAACACGCTCACCCTCGACGGCGAGAGCGCGCTCGCCGAAAGCGACGAGTCCGTCGGCGCGAACGTCACGCTCGTCGGTACCGAACTCGGTCTCGGCGACCCCTCGCTGGCCGCCGACTCGAACCAGACCGTCACCGGCACGACGAGCGTCGCGCCCGGTAGCGAGGTGACGGTCCGCCTCCAGCGAAACGGCACCAGCCCGTTCGTCAAGACCAACACGACCCGCGTGAAGCCGAACGGCTCGTTCGTCGCCTCGTTCAACCTCTCGGCGGTGACGCCCCGAACCACCGTCTCCGTGCGGGCCGACGGGCCCCTGGGAACCGGCGACCGGACGAACGTCACCGTCCGACCCGACCGGACGAACGAATCGACCAACGGCACCGCAGCGCTCGCCGTCGCCGACGGGACGACCGACGGGGAGACGGTGACGGTGCGGAACGCGACGCTCCCCGACGGTGGGTTCGTCGTCGTTCACGCGCCGAACGTCTCGACCGATCCCGTGGGAAGCGTCCTCGGGGCGTCGAGCTATCTCGAAAACGGCACCGCCGAGAACGTCACCGTCTCGCTTGCCGAACCACTCCGGGAGGACACGCGGGTGGTCGTGATGGCCCACACCGACAGCAACGACAATCAGGTGTACGATTTCAGCAGTTCCAACGGGAGCGAGGACGAGCCGTACACCACGAACGGCAGCCCCGTCACCGCGCGTGCCCGATTGACGGTCGTCGACACGACGACCGTCGAAACGACGAACACCACGGCCGCGACCACCGCGGCCGGGACGACCGGGACGACCGACGGAAGCGGTCCCGGCTTCGGCGTCGTCGCTGCACTGCTCGCGCTCTCGCTGGCCGGACTGGCGTGGCGAC
This window of the Halococcus sediminicola genome carries:
- a CDS encoding ferritin-like domain-containing protein, with the translated sequence MTDEETIRENSDGVLDFVGQVSDQLRSRRAFMGDAAKVGAGAAALSAVGAGTVAANDGNGDSSDGGNGDGSDDVSDIDILNYALTLEHLEAAYYNDFLDNYSESDVERSEVAKYFARPTLRYSVYQQIEDVRDHEEAHVDALTKTINDLGGTPVEPANYEFPYSSIQEFIAVADRLEAVGVSAYAGAAPLISNPDIIPPALSIHSVEANHQTYFQLLNLQRPAPNAFNPARSMDEVLGIAKQFIVSEEDAPEMASATFEDQSSDGSSVTVASAALPDGGFVAIHDSSLLDGNVAGSVIGVSEAYDAGTQMDVEIPLYSGVPGGDFDQSSLDGDQTLIAMPHLDTNGNGSYDFITSGGEEDGAYTADGEAVVDDAEITVE
- a CDS encoding NOP5/NOP56 family protein, which produces MSEGWFAGLAGDATGATRIREGSAETPENWPASAIESGFAADEEAYYARLHEAAMAAAREGMETRERADDRQVIHAVRAMDDAGRTANELAERVAEWAASRYSESGTGLDYCRELADTLPEEPADERLVALAERAVELDDERESLERFVERVVRDAAPNLAALAGPTLAARLLALGGGLESLAKTSSSTVQVLGAEEALFAHLRGQAPSPKHGVIYVHEYVRGTRPDKRGSAARALAGKLTIAARIDHYSGDRRPTLDADLEERMAQIRDDGGDDGAA
- a CDS encoding fibrillarin-like rRNA/tRNA 2'-O-methyltransferase codes for the protein MALPDGIQYRAFDGEERLATRGEAVYGEPVADGWRAWDAHRSKVGAMYELGMEPGLESGSEVLYLGAANGTTVSHVADVSGPTYAVEFAARPLRDLLSVAETRTNLLPLLKDARRPETYAHVVESGLDLLVQDVATRGQARVARANRRFLADDGRLCLSIKARSEDATCDPEAVFADALDELRETYTVLDSRRLDPFHADHLAVVAEPR
- a CDS encoding DUF7282 domain-containing protein, with the translated sequence MSARYGVALATVVVLAAVVGAIPATAQDSGRATDRPTASFERSTVSEERGDIAAIGLNLSGTTSATVTVGSEAVNYETNVTVNDSDGDGHVTLLMNTYIAGQGTEDRVYETAEGDAVVETNRTTDPLDSPLETSRYNLSVRVEDRRTDTATLALTERTTGELITWTAPAASFDNATNASEVATAVESGRITATDSVAIGDVSVNQFKLSGVYGALAVANVTELLGNGTLDFSMVQTNPATNRPPKRLDLSRSLANDSIRVVPDPRNDVLYVNVDTGAAVFENGTVAAGDTFENTLTLDGESALAESDESVGANVTLVGTELGLGDPSLAADSNQTVTGTTSVAPGSEVTVRLQRNGTSPFVKTNTTRVKPNGSFVASFNLSAVTPRTTVSVRADGPLGTGDRTNVTVRPDRTNESTNGTAALAVADGTTDGETVTVRNATLPDGGFVVVHAPNVSTDPVGSVLGASSYLENGTAENVTVSLAEPLREDTRVVVMAHTDSNDNQVYDFSSSNGSEDEPYTTNGSPVTARARLTVVDTTTVETTNTTAATTAAGTTGTTDGSGPGFGVVAALLALSLAGLAWRRD